The genomic DNA GACCAGATTACACATGCAGGCTCGCACTAAGACactaccgtcggtgaatggggattatagtaaaatgtcagaaattattgaataaatccccagaaacgacggttattcctgtctaatggagagttgtccacaaaatcagccattttgaagcacgtttgccaatttgaggatcccacagaaagtacaacaagactcttgaaatgtccataacttgcttatttcataaccaattttgataaaactactttttttattgttcctcttattttattctttcaaataagattgcttctcttcttggggttttggtttcctttaagtttATCCTCCTACCTCAACCCGTCCCTCCTCTTCTACACGCtcctactacatgtatgtcttctTCGGTCGCTCCCTTCTCTTTGCTACTCTGCTACTAAAAGTTTATCTGGTTTAGACAGAGAAAGCAGGAAATAGTtgaaggtcttcaagttcataTAATTAAGGGGTATTTTCATGAACCGAGAGGTGTGAACAGACCTATTGTgattttattacaataatagTACTCAAACTACTATAGTTCTACTCACCCATGCTGGCCAAGTGCAGCCAGGTATGGCTTATTTATAAAGGTATAGTCAGCGAGAGAGATAGTAACGTTTTGGTAGCTCTTTCACCGATTCAAGAATTGTTTAGTTTGTATGCTGGTTAGCGTTCTGTCCAGTCATATTGCTGCCGTTGCCGTCCTGGTGTTGAGAACTCAAGATATGATTGGTAAATTTTCTTGATGTGTTTTTGATAGACTTGACCCAATGCAGAAGGTTCTGATAATTCAAGGGCTTGGGAAATTTTGCCATTGTAAATTTCTTAGTGAGCTTTAtacaaaatagaaatgaaataaaatattttataaaagaaaatgcaatttAGGGATGCATTTACTGTAATCTGTGCATCATCTGAAATTTTGATCTCCATGTTGCTCAGAAATGAacttttttcatgatatttttccttgaagaaactttgaaatattctattcaaaGACTTTTTGGTACTTCAAAATAATTGAACCTTCAGATTAATgatcactttcttctttttatttgtgctGCTTgcgtgtatttttttcttactggctttttcctttctttgttGCAAATTTTTAACTATTAAGAAGACTTCACAAGTTTATTTCACACAATTATCTTGtgctttgttttcctttttttgtcttGCTTTTATTTTTATCGGAGGGTATAAGCATTACTTTTACTGTTGAATTCTCAGATTTTGTtggtttctttttcattttaatcactTAAAATTGCTTCAATAATCTCTTTTGTTTCTTACTGCTCTGTGTATTTGTGGAAGAAAGAATCAAAGATTATTCCACTGTTATAGTATAtggaataatttatttttattctttctttatgATGATCagttacttttttgttgtgaaAAAGTTGTGAAAAAGTTTTTTGGACTCTTATGTTGTAAATATGAATCTGAAAGACttaagggcaagtccaagaattcgcgcgcgttacgtatgggacatttcagaggctttaatgacctgaaaaatagtgatAAATGAcgttgattagattgaataccctcatgatggtagacatctaggagaagaataattatgcaaaaaattgtgacatatgaccttgatcttgaccttttagagcGAAAAGATgcgccgttacgtatgggacgcagagaaaagacaatttttaatacattagtttcaagttgagaattctctgaaagtatttcacttgacaacttgaaacttagtgtgatagaagtctcAATACTATAGTACATTtatggcaagtttcatgtcataagccaattccctctaattacagactctaattaaacaaattaatgacatgttacgtatgggacagttacgtatgggacattttgtccccatagagaacgtacacaattttccccataattcaaaaattgaaataatttaaaatatggaaataacaaaagagtttctttctttttaaatgttctactgagacatatttgatatcactgaaggggaaattagccatttcaacctttttactccttgtttttcatggttttatgaatttcttatgtatttctattgtttatattttttcatatttttccattttcacattttttggggcttcatttgtattcattaatcagtattcataacaaatcagtgtttaaaaactaaagaaaaggtaaatattaagtttttagagcactcttcaaatttgtttttctccattcactttgtacacaaatctccccattgacattgtgtgtaaatgtcccatacgtaacatgttgtcccatacataacaattttttaattaacttttaattaaaaagtaaactccatttttgaaactttttgtggtataacattttcatacttaataaattagaacttcccagagatgcaacaatacaagtattgtattatgagaaataacttaaaaaaacatcctcaaaatgttacgtatgggacattccatccttggacaagacctaatttgcataattaattagatgacaccacttttttctgccaaaagtaataagatgtaagggggtccatgtcccacttATGACTGAATCtcagaagttttgttttcattttctatgagtttttataattgtcccatacgtaacgcccattttactgattatgcaaattaggtgccccaaattagcataaatatgcatattatgaaatttttcttaatgaaattttaaaattccacatttgggctttcttaccccaccaaagataacttcttaaattaaagattaaattttgccttccagggtgaccttttcttggacttgcccttaaCCATATTTATGCACTTTACAGTGTAGTTTTATTTCTAGtcttgttttacatgtatattttcaagaGTTTATTTTGGCATTTTAGAAGAATTGCTGTTTCAGCTAATGCCTCTTTCAAAAAGATACACAAGATGCCAAACAGTTCAGAATTTCAAGGAGAGAATCTGAATCTTAACTCTTCCAGGCTTGTTTCAAGATTGAGCtattattgtttttcttataaaaatgaTTACCACACCCTCTTATTGAGGAATGCGCTTTATTCCTATCTTTGAGGGAAATCATCCTTATATATTCAGAAATGTTGGGATCCAGTCTCCATTTCtccatttctaaaaaaatacatgtctATATATCCATATTCTCCATTttgaatttgtcttttttttttcctccagaCTGTGAGGAATGCAAGGAACGTTACGAAGGGGAGTGCCCGCTGCACCCCTTCACCATCATCGAAGACAAACCCGTACCCGCGGAGTGTGAGAACCGGGCCAGATTAACCCTCCCGGACTTCCTCTCTATCTCACGCTCCGGAGTGGAGGGGTGCGGGGAAGGGGTGTGGGCCGAGAAACACATACCCAAAGGGGTGCGGTTTGGTCCCTACGCAGGGGAGATCGTTAGCAACGATGCCGGCTACTGGAGCGGATATGCTTGGGAGGTAGGTCTATTAAatcttatataaaaaatagcatGCTTGTTCAAGATTCTTAGAGATACCCCCTCCTCCTTTAGGGAAGGAAATTGATTAGGAATTTGACCCACTCtcacaggtttttttttatggaatCCAGCCAAATCTAAGGTTTTACCACAGGTATTTTGAAAGACAGCTATCAAAATTTCTGCCATGATTTTAGGTTTAttttgggagaatttgtaaatTACCCctgattaaaaatattttttgaaaaaaggcaAGTGACCTAATTCGATGATTTTTCAGGATCTCCCGCTTAGTCCCTTTTCCTCCCCCCAAAATTGGTAACCCTCTTTCggttgaaatgatttttttggggggcgggggTACTGGGACTAATACTCATATGAACATTTTTAGGGGATGGCTTTCTTACTTAGGAATATTGATAGGGGGAATGGATGAGAGATGAGGATTAAAGAGAGCTGcagttttggaaaaaatagatgaaagaTCATTTGTATGGTTACATGCCTGAGATATTGAATTGTGttgaaattatcataaaaaaaaggGAGTGTGGGCCGAGAAACACATTTCTTAAAGATATCAATGCTTCTTTTTGATCACTTTAATCAAGCTTACAAATTGATATcatgtacatttttatatttaatgagtttgGTTCTGAAAGGTATGTGTAGTTCCTTTTACatattgagagagagagagaaaatattgTTAGCCAAATGACCGATAGCTATGATCccttttttgcaatttttactTTAGAAAAGTGGTATTTTTTCCCAAAGACAGCTAGCTACCTTTCTTAATgattttctgaaatattttttttctcataaaattctagaaaataacttttataagtcagattttgttaattttttttttaatgagagatAAAAGATATTGCttagagaagaagaagagatactttgaaccacaaagtccaggggcggtattctgaacattgtcttttctccatattttatcttatctcagagatatgacataatcggtattctggtggatgtcataacttttgtcacaaaaattgtcataagttttgtctcttctcttttaaCGCGCACCAAAAATACATGGCTTTAAATGCGcctaatccttttatacaagcaaaagatatgacataAGTTATGActggggtagcagtcataaatttgttagtaccaaatatctcgataccctgccgactgaacgTCAAgcatataatgatattatttagattagattgtggtataaGTTTCActcatccatgacaattttcaaaattattttgtcatgctacaattagttaggccctacctATTAATTTCTCGTTTTTTGctctgttttccttctttttctaatTCTCCTCTAAAttccttcacagctccctgtctctctttgtaattaagcgcatcaatattcgcATATTGCGCGATGCCCACAACTGTATTGGGATATGCCCTACCTGTCGCAGGGCCTttctattggctagaagggctcccactgggatctaacgatgattttgattggtttgcttccgaaaagatgggcgggaactttgagagatatgacaaggaaaagacaatgttcagaataccgatttgtgacaatcatagcggtgtcacatctcggagagaaatgacaaaagttatgacagtgttccagGATACCACCCCTGGGTTCTAAATCCCTCTGCAGTGCTTACCCTTGTCCTCTcacaaggcatttatctacatttgccactctctacccaggtgtagtaaatgggtaccccataggaaggaattccttgtaTGCTTGAGCATAATCTGATCGATAAACTAATTACTGATGAGATGAATGTTAACTCTTAATGTGCCATTCACTGTAATCAGCaagtgccatttttttttcaaggagtctatatttaattgtttcattataaaaaaagggAGACAATAATGTTAAACCTCTTGACCATAAGCTGAACTGAACAATAGAATCACTCGTATACATTACTGCACTCCTCAAAATTCAATAGGCATAACAATAGCTGTATGACCATTGCACGAAAATGTGTTCGTGGCAGACCAGTGGATGCAAAGATATGTGTTCATGGAACGTTAAGAGTTAAAACTGACTTCCAAACCTTATCATgatagccatgctaaagccaataataataataatagtagccaatttttataaagcgcttttcccagaatggcccaaagcgcgttacagcatattattaccccggtcattggattcatttcaatcaagcacgaaaagtgcacaatttccactccctggggagcattccttgcattcgtcgcagccacattatggcacttgtaaaattcaaacatacaatatctttcgcatcctaccgggtatccatttagcacctgggtagagagtggcaaagtgtggattaacgccttgccaaaggacgctaggccgcgatgggattcgaacacacgaccctctgcttacaaggcgagagtcagaaccactacaccacagctCTTCCAGCCAAGAATATAGCATGTAGTGCTTTAAAGGTTGTAAATCACTTTGTAGATATTgcatgtttgttgttgttgtgagCCCCCCAGCATGCTAGGTGGCACTTTGCATTAGATTGGATGGATAGATGTGTCTCGTCTACCATTTCGCCCCCCCTGATGGTGAATCTGGCCACCCAAGAAAGCAAACTCCGATTTCGATGACGCTCGGCTTGTGGGTGTGGTCAGGTACAAGTGTTACCCATGCAAAGTGATGATGGTATATGTGCATGTTAAtgacctcatttgcatatttcttttgattGGTTCATAAGGACAAAGGGGAATTTCCACCCCATTCCATAGTCTGATTTCGATGCCGCTAGGTACGTGTGTACATGTAGTGCCAGGTACAAGTGTTACTCATGCAAAGTGATGATGGAATATGTGTATGTTGATGTCATCATTTACATATTCCTTCTGAATGGATCATCAGAACATAGGTGAACTTCAACCCCTGACCATAGTCTGATTTCGATGCCAGAGTGCGGCCCACTGGTTTATACTCTCTGAATATAGCAATTGCAAAACCCACAAATCGCGAAACTCCACTTAACTATCATGTTGCTTTTGTGAACTTTCAGATATGCGTCCAGGGCAAGGTGATTCACTGCATCGATGGCAAGGACGAGAGGAAAGGAAACTGGCTTCGCTTTGTCAACTGCGCCCGTAACTTGGCGGAACAGAACCTGGTGGCCTTCCAGCACCTTGGAGAGATCTACTACCACACCTGCAAGCCCATCGAGCCTGGAACGGAACTACTGGTCTACTACGGTGAGGAATTCGCCAAAAAGCTGGACGTGGTCTCGGAACTGACCAGCCTTATGTATGACTCAAGTAAGTTGGATTGATGTGTTTCTTTGCAACTTTGGGAAGGTACATGGAAGGGGGTGTTTGAATTGCCGGCCAATCTCATGTCAGATTCAAGAGTGTATTTTTGCTTAAAGGAAGGGATGGGGTAACTTTCATTGGCCAGCTTTAGTTAtgattcaattaattttttgaagGAATGGGGGTATTTGATTGGCTTCGCTAGCCTTGAGCCTAATGCAAGTAAGTCAGATTCAAGAGCATCTCTGCAGCTGTGGGAAAGGATTTGGTTATTTAATTGGTAAGCCAGCCGTATGTCAGATTCATGTATGTCAGATTCAAGATTGATTTTATTGCTTTGGGAAGGGATCGGGGAATTTGATTGGCTGGCTATCCTTATTAAACTCAAGTCAGATTCAAGAGTTACACgtattgttatatatatttgCCACAAACTGAAATTTTGTTAAGGCAATAGAGTATAGgccaaatattattttgaacaatatgaTTTAAAACCAGTAACTAGGGATTTTCTAGCTGGAAATCATGTTCAATTTATAGGAACACTTTAATACGCAAAAGAATACCCATTGGATAATTCATGATAACATGCATGGGTAACAGGGGGTTATAGTGATGAATGTGTTTGGGAATGAGACCTTTGATTCCTAAAACAAATCTTCTCCTTTGCTGGGATTAAACACCCCACTACAGGGTTGACAAAAAGAGTTAGGCTCTCTAACAAAGGTTTGACATAGTGTAATCCTTTATCCACTTTTTCTTTACCATGCCAACCTCCAATCTCACCTATCaacaaacttgattttcagAATCTGGAACGTACAAGTGTGAGTTCTGCGGTCGACTGTTCACCATCGCGATCTATCTTGCCCGCCATCTCCGTTACTCCCACAACAAAGTTATCAGAGGTTCTTCAACCAGTCATCACGTGGTCAAGAGCATCGACAGACAGACCCTTGCAGCTATGGTTGCCGAAGCAGAGGTGTACAATCAACTAACAGCCAACAGTGAGGCCTTTACAGGTCAAAGGTTGGAGTTGGGAGGTCAGGGTTCGGAGGAGAGGGATCAGGATTCAGAGTTAGGGGATCAGAGTGGAGAACTCGCAGGTCAGAGTTCAGGGATGGGAGGTGACACGTATGAGAATGGAGGAGAAGACTCCAGTGAGCCGGCGCATATGAGCGAGAGCTCTCAAGGTTATGAGGATGCAGGTCAGGGGTCAGAGTTTTATGACCAAAGGGGTCAGAGGTCAGATGGAGAGAGTGAGAGTGTGGGTGGTTACGCCACGAGTAACGGTGAACCCATGATGGATCTTGGTATGCAAAGGTATAGGGATTTTGAAGCAAATGAAGGGAATAGGGGTGTAGAGGTTGAGAGAGGAGATGGTGCAGGTGGTGCAGAAGATGCAGCGGAAGCGGGGAAAGGGTATGTGTGTGGCGTTTGTGGGCAGCAGTTCGCTCTCGAGTTGGTCTACAATGCTCACATGATAACACATAGTGTTGTCGACGGTCAGAGGTGTGAGTTATGCGGTGATCTGTTTCCAACGAAGGAAGATCTTCTTGGCCATGCCTGTATGCAGGGGTCAAGGGTTGCTGAGAACGGGGACAACCAATCACACTTGGATGCTAACAAGCCGTTCGTCTGCACGTTCTGCGGCAAACGCTTCAGCCACAAGGAGTACCTGCGAACCCATGTACGCATCCACACGGGAGAGAAACCCTACAGCTGTCGCTTCTGTGACAAGTCCTTCACGCAGGGGAGTGCACGGAACACGCATGAACGGACCCACACCAGGGTCAAACCGTTCATGTGCGATGTGCCAACATGTGGGATGAGGTTCAGAGATGGGAGTCATCTCCGGACTCACAAGCGCATCCACAGTGACTCCAAGCCATTCCAGTGTAGGTTCTGTGGCAAATGCTTCCTCTTTGCCAGTCAGTTGATGCAGCATGAGCTTACGCACAGCTCTCTGAAACCCTACGTCTGCGGTGTTTGTGGAAGAGGGTTCAATCAGAAGGCATACTTGCGTGTTCATGAACGCTTGCATACGGGTGAGAAGCCCTACCCGTGCAGAGTTTGCGGGAAGCGATTCAACCAGATGACATCGCGCAATGTCCATGAACAGAAGCATGGAAACTGGGGGATGTATGACTGCAAGAAGTGTGGTCTGAGCTTCAAAAGAAGTCGAGACCTGCTGCGGCACGAATGCAGTGGCATGGCTCCTGTAAATGGTGTCCCGCCTATGCTCTTGCAGCGGCCGATACATCCTGCCCCAGTGCCGCATCAGCAGGTTTTCCCATGTAGGCAGTGTCCGGAGGTCTTTGCGTCTTCTTCAGAACTTCATCAACACCAGCAGTCTCATGTGCTGCGGCCATTTTCCTGCGACATATGCAGCAAGCGTTTCACGCACAGGAGCTACCTTGAGATTCACGTTCGAATCCATACCGGGGAGAAGCCTTACTCCTGTAAGTACTGCGGGAAGACCTTTAGTCAAACCAGTTCCAGGAATGCTCATGAGAGAATTCATGAAAGAATCAAAGCAGCAAAAGAAGCAGAACAAAATTGCAATGAAGCACAAGAAGGTGGTGAGAAAGAAGTTGCAGACGGAGCCAACGGAGAGAAGGAAGGCGAGAAGGCTTCAGAAACAAATAGTGAAAATTCCACTATGCCAAATCTTCCAGTGCGTCCAGCTATCCAGAGCTGTCGTTATTGCAATAAAACCTTCACTGATGCTGCCTTGCTTGTTAGTCATGAACAGACGCACATGCGGCCAAGAGATCATGTTTGTGGCTTTTGTGGGAAGGCTTTTAGCAAAGGCCGATATCTGCAGATTCACGAAAGAACACACACGGGCGAGAAACCATATCAGTGCCGGTACTGTACCAAGCGCTTTACCCAAGGA from Lytechinus variegatus isolate NC3 chromosome 8, Lvar_3.0, whole genome shotgun sequence includes the following:
- the LOC121420074 gene encoding histone-lysine N-methyltransferase PRDM9-like, with the translated sequence MMEMSCRRKQKSPRRLSEDLEDQPTEQAEEQMNQTDNSTPETKSSLCHLCNYEFSGPGQLAIHLRYVHQQIAQISPKVKKGSEGQRSTEKGGEEGSRHESVCQHSRSSPLQDNAVFDDGQAARRRMYVQSSMPDDRYIYCEECKERYEGECPLHPFTIIEDKPVPAECENRARLTLPDFLSISRSGVEGCGEGVWAEKHIPKGVRFGPYAGEIVSNDAGYWSGYAWEICVQGKVIHCIDGKDERKGNWLRFVNCARNLAEQNLVAFQHLGEIYYHTCKPIEPGTELLVYYGEEFAKKLDVVSELTSLMYDSKSGTYKCEFCGRLFTIAIYLARHLRYSHNKVIRGSSTSHHVVKSIDRQTLAAMVAEAEVYNQLTANSEAFTGQRLELGGQGSEERDQDSELGDQSGELAGQSSGMGGDTYENGGEDSSEPAHMSESSQGYEDAGQGSEFYDQRGQRSDGESESVGGYATSNGEPMMDLGMQRYRDFEANEGNRGVEVERGDGAGGAEDAAEAGKGYVCGVCGQQFALELVYNAHMITHSVVDGQRCELCGDLFPTKEDLLGHACMQGSRVAENGDNQSHLDANKPFVCTFCGKRFSHKEYLRTHVRIHTGEKPYSCRFCDKSFTQGSARNTHERTHTRVKPFMCDVPTCGMRFRDGSHLRTHKRIHSDSKPFQCRFCGKCFLFASQLMQHELTHSSLKPYVCGVCGRGFNQKAYLRVHERLHTGEKPYPCRVCGKRFNQMTSRNVHEQKHGNWGMYDCKKCGLSFKRSRDLLRHECSGMAPVNGVPPMLLQRPIHPAPVPHQQVFPCRQCPEVFASSSELHQHQQSHVLRPFSCDICSKRFTHRSYLEIHVRIHTGEKPYSCKYCGKTFSQTSSRNAHERIHERIKAAKEAEQNCNEAQEGGEKEVADGANGEKEGEKASETNSENSTMPNLPVRPAIQSCRYCNKTFTDAALLVSHEQTHMRPRDHVCGFCGKAFSKGRYLQIHERTHTGEKPYQCRYCTKRFTQGSSRNVHERIHVRNGDYKLSPLSPVDQMPLPSPNVPYDTIPNYNNQNLPDHPNSALRPMYTCRFCSMRFDDTAALAHHEKVHGIRPFICNICGRTFTQSRYLQIHVRTHIGEQPYPCRFCSKRFSQCSARNMHERIHTEFRPHQCPVCGKSFIVNSALQKHLQKHQFSGNPSLPGSETAPPQNMLLL